One genomic segment of Chitinibacter sp. FCG-7 includes these proteins:
- a CDS encoding DUF2339 domain-containing protein, protein MFRWIFMLVGLAFGWDEWDLVGGLILAVLGFVFGQWLDKRNVSTNTANHRPVNSIASELQQLKRRVSQLEAEMAQLKGMPSPAEHTTSATASEPAPISTPIVAAAETAPPPLPHGADIIATSAPAPAAAAAALYPDADPAISTPLPAAAQARPAHPRPPLINPISNPISGPGALEQGLAALKNWFLGGNTVVRLGMLILFFGVSFLLKFAADNQMLPIEVRLAGLSLGAALIFTIGWRLRESRRSYALIMQGGALGLLYFTVYGAMKLYQLLPTTPAFVLLALLGLASAILAIRQDASALALMGISGGFLAPILTSDGSGNHVLLFAYFALLNAGIFAIAWFKAWRSLNLLGFVFTYVIALLWGVFDYRSEHYASTQPFVVIFWLFFAGISTLYAIRRSHALASVVDGTLVFGTPIATLALQAQILDGVEYGMCYSALVGAAFYLGLAAWLHARRDESLRLFTEAQLAIGVLLATLAIPLAFDGNVTAAMWALEGACVVWVSLRQSSQQRKLALVFGLLLQFGAGLAVVMSSPYYTPLAFLNGVYLADLLLALSGLFCAWQLHEKQPDWASKPILQTAGWLLGGWGLLWWGKANLDEIARFLNGDAIPNAHLLLLVFTSAVFQQFFLQGWWRNAKVVAIALGPVLLLIALEQFGQLTHYFALWAWLIALAALFALLYQQDDAPSGSESWQHTIAAWLTWGIFSKEIIYLAQQHIHSEVFELAAFALLLSAAVIAVKYLPWPIKAHWRAYWVYGTAPMALVLLLWGFYSALSGGASGLPLLNALDLAQLAALAALVYWLKPALAELDIRSTPRVIYAVLGLAVFVWLNAMLLRTLHHQAEVAYTLDALRHSTLVQMSLSIFWTIIALALMLAATRSRLRVLWLIGAGLLGIVIGKLFLLDLSNISGIERIGSFMGVGVLLLLIGYFAPLPPNDDAEAAGD, encoded by the coding sequence ATGTTTCGCTGGATATTCATGCTGGTGGGTCTGGCATTTGGCTGGGATGAATGGGATTTGGTCGGCGGGCTCATCCTGGCTGTGCTCGGCTTTGTCTTTGGCCAATGGCTGGACAAACGCAATGTCAGCACAAACACCGCAAACCACAGGCCGGTCAATAGCATTGCCAGCGAGTTGCAACAACTCAAGCGCCGGGTCTCGCAGCTGGAAGCCGAAATGGCGCAGCTCAAAGGCATGCCCAGCCCGGCGGAGCACACAACGAGCGCCACCGCTAGCGAACCCGCACCGATCTCAACCCCGATCGTCGCCGCAGCAGAGACCGCCCCACCACCTCTACCGCACGGTGCGGATATTATCGCGACAAGTGCACCTGCACCTGCGGCTGCGGCGGCTGCTCTCTATCCCGATGCCGATCCTGCAATCAGTACACCGCTGCCTGCAGCTGCTCAAGCAAGGCCAGCTCACCCGCGCCCGCCCCTCATCAATCCAATATCCAATCCCATCTCCGGGCCGGGCGCGCTGGAGCAAGGGCTAGCAGCGCTGAAAAATTGGTTTCTGGGCGGCAATACCGTCGTCAGGCTGGGGATGCTGATTCTGTTTTTTGGCGTGAGCTTTCTGCTTAAATTTGCCGCCGATAACCAGATGCTGCCGATTGAAGTGCGGCTGGCTGGTTTGTCGCTGGGCGCTGCGCTGATATTTACCATCGGCTGGCGCTTGCGCGAATCGCGCCGCAGCTATGCGCTGATTATGCAAGGCGGTGCGCTCGGCCTGCTGTATTTCACCGTTTACGGCGCGATGAAACTCTACCAGTTGCTGCCGACCACGCCAGCTTTTGTGCTGCTGGCCTTGCTGGGGCTGGCCTCGGCCATCCTGGCGATCCGGCAGGATGCCAGCGCGCTGGCGTTGATGGGAATTAGCGGCGGCTTTCTGGCGCCGATACTGACCAGCGACGGCAGCGGCAATCATGTGCTGCTGTTTGCCTATTTTGCGCTGCTAAATGCTGGGATTTTTGCGATTGCCTGGTTCAAGGCTTGGCGCTCGCTCAATCTACTGGGCTTTGTTTTCACCTACGTGATTGCGCTGCTGTGGGGCGTATTCGACTATCGCAGCGAGCACTACGCCAGCACACAGCCTTTTGTGGTAATTTTCTGGCTGTTTTTTGCCGGAATCAGCACGCTGTACGCGATCCGGCGCAGCCATGCTCTGGCTAGCGTCGTCGATGGCACGCTGGTCTTTGGCACGCCCATCGCCACGCTGGCGCTGCAAGCGCAAATTCTGGATGGTGTTGAGTACGGCATGTGTTACAGCGCGCTGGTCGGCGCGGCTTTTTATCTGGGGCTGGCGGCGTGGCTGCACGCCCGGCGCGATGAGAGCCTGCGTTTGTTCACCGAAGCCCAGCTGGCCATCGGCGTACTGCTGGCCACGCTGGCGATTCCGCTGGCTTTTGATGGCAATGTTACCGCTGCGATGTGGGCACTGGAAGGCGCTTGCGTGGTCTGGGTCAGCCTTCGTCAATCGTCACAACAGCGCAAACTGGCGCTGGTATTTGGCCTGCTGCTGCAATTTGGCGCGGGTCTGGCCGTCGTCATGTCCAGCCCGTATTACACGCCGCTGGCTTTCCTCAATGGCGTGTATCTGGCCGATCTGTTGCTGGCGCTGTCGGGGCTGTTCTGCGCCTGGCAATTGCACGAAAAGCAGCCCGACTGGGCCAGCAAACCCATTCTGCAGACAGCGGGCTGGTTGCTGGGTGGCTGGGGGCTGCTGTGGTGGGGCAAGGCCAATCTGGATGAAATCGCACGCTTTCTAAACGGTGACGCCATTCCGAATGCACATTTATTGCTGCTGGTATTCACATCGGCAGTATTCCAGCAATTCTTCCTGCAAGGCTGGTGGCGCAATGCCAAAGTGGTGGCAATTGCGCTCGGGCCGGTACTGCTGCTGATTGCGCTGGAACAGTTTGGCCAGCTGACGCACTACTTTGCCCTGTGGGCCTGGCTGATTGCGCTAGCGGCACTGTTTGCGCTGCTGTACCAGCAAGACGATGCCCCAAGCGGCAGCGAAAGCTGGCAGCACACCATAGCGGCCTGGTTAACCTGGGGTATATTCAGCAAAGAGATTATCTACCTGGCTCAGCAGCATATACATAGCGAGGTATTCGAGCTGGCGGCGTTCGCGCTGCTGCTGAGCGCAGCGGTAATCGCAGTGAAATATCTGCCGTGGCCGATCAAGGCGCACTGGCGCGCTTACTGGGTGTACGGTACGGCACCGATGGCGCTGGTCTTGCTGCTATGGGGATTTTATAGCGCGCTGTCGGGCGGCGCATCCGGCCTGCCCTTGCTCAATGCACTCGATCTGGCGCAACTGGCCGCTTTGGCCGCGCTGGTGTACTGGCTTAAACCTGCGCTGGCCGAGCTGGATATCCGCAGTACGCCGCGCGTGATCTATGCCGTCCTGGGGCTGGCCGTGTTTGTCTGGCTCAACGCCATGCTGCTGCGCACGCTGCACCACCAGGCCGAGGTGGCCTATACGCTGGACGCATTACGCCATTCAACGCTGGTGCAAATGAGCTTGTCGATCTTCTGGACGATTATCGCGCTGGCGCTGATGCTGGCGGCAACGCGATCACGCTTGCGGGTGCTCTGGCTGATTGGTGCGGGCTTGCTGGGGATTGTGATCGGCAAACTGTTTTTGCTGGATTTGTCGAATATCAGCGGCATCGAGCGCATCGGCTCGTTTATGGGCGTAGGCGTTCTGCTGCTACTGATCGGCTACTTTGCCCCGCTACCACCCAATGACGACGCTGAAGCGGCAGGGGATTAA
- a CDS encoding LOG family protein yields the protein MINAYNKPIGVIDDEEALDIVGEAVLKLWDAVDDLSRLRPAHTPDYHVTIFGSARIEENTPRYEAVKQLAAQLAAMGCHIVTGGGPGLMQAANEGASQGAPNKPEASVGIRIDLDFEQNVNDFVGRVFEHKTFFSRLHHFILRSNAFIVTSGGIGTLLELSMVWQLLQVRKLYDTPLILVGEMWHELVDWAQHYMVSNEAGLASPVDMQIPIVVDTIEDAIHLIREHHARWKEVDRQLNPKRTSPPR from the coding sequence ATGATCAACGCTTATAACAAACCAATCGGTGTGATTGACGACGAAGAGGCGCTCGATATTGTTGGCGAGGCGGTCCTCAAATTGTGGGATGCCGTTGACGATCTTTCCCGCCTGCGCCCGGCGCATACGCCGGATTATCATGTCACCATTTTCGGCTCGGCCCGGATTGAGGAAAACACCCCGCGCTATGAAGCGGTCAAGCAACTGGCTGCGCAGCTGGCTGCCATGGGTTGCCATATTGTCACTGGCGGCGGCCCCGGTCTGATGCAGGCCGCTAACGAAGGCGCGAGCCAAGGCGCACCCAATAAACCCGAAGCGTCGGTCGGGATCAGGATTGATCTGGATTTCGAGCAGAATGTGAATGATTTTGTTGGCCGCGTGTTCGAGCACAAGACCTTTTTCTCGCGTCTGCACCATTTTATCCTGCGCTCGAACGCGTTTATTGTGACTTCGGGCGGGATTGGTACGCTGCTCGAGTTATCAATGGTCTGGCAGCTCTTGCAAGTACGCAAGCTATACGACACGCCGCTAATTCTGGTTGGCGAAATGTGGCACGAGCTGGTGGATTGGGCGCAGCACTATATGGTGAGTAACGAGGCGGGGCTGGCCAGCCCGGTGGATATGCAGATTCCGATTGTCGTCGATACGATTGAAGACGCCATCCACCTGATCCGCGAGCATCATGCGCGCTGGAAAGAAGTCGATCGTCAGCTCAACCCGAAACGTACCTCGCCACCGCGCTGA
- a CDS encoding NAD-dependent succinate-semialdehyde dehydrogenase — translation MPKTATPLPLQCPELLRHSGLINGQWLHTQATMSVNNPANGQLIAEVPRMDAALCQQAIAAAEAALPDWQARSGKARSQLLRRWFELIMQHQDDLALIMSSEQGKPLGEARGEIAYAASFIEWFAEEAKRIYGDVMPHPNAGQRILTLKQPVGVCAAITPWNFPAAMITRKVGPALAAGCTMIVKPASQTPLTALALGELAQQAGIPAGVINIITGSGRELGAVLAQSPQVRKLSFTGSSETGRALMAACAPSIKKLSLELGGNAPFMVFEDADLDAAVAGAIASKFRNAGQTCVCANRFLVADAVYDDFAARLATAISQLHVGYGLERQSQIGPLIDTPAVEKVEAHIADALRQGAKLRYGGTRHALGGTFFTPTLLTEVPASALINHEETFGPVAALVRFHSEAEALALANHTEFGLAAYVYTQDLARTFRVAEAIEAGMVGINTGLISNEVAPFGGIKQSGLGREGSKYGIDEYLEIKYLCLG, via the coding sequence ATGCCCAAGACCGCCACACCCCTGCCCTTGCAATGCCCCGAGCTGCTGCGCCACAGCGGCCTGATCAATGGGCAATGGCTGCACACGCAGGCCACAATGAGCGTGAATAACCCCGCCAATGGCCAGCTTATCGCCGAAGTGCCACGTATGGATGCCGCGCTATGCCAGCAGGCGATTGCCGCAGCAGAAGCGGCGCTACCGGACTGGCAGGCACGTAGCGGCAAGGCGCGCAGCCAGCTATTGCGGCGCTGGTTCGAGCTGATCATGCAGCATCAGGACGATCTGGCGCTGATCATGAGCAGCGAGCAGGGCAAGCCGCTTGGCGAGGCACGCGGCGAAATCGCCTACGCGGCCAGCTTTATCGAATGGTTTGCCGAAGAAGCCAAGCGCATCTACGGCGATGTCATGCCCCATCCGAATGCAGGCCAGCGCATTCTGACGCTGAAACAGCCTGTGGGCGTTTGCGCAGCGATTACCCCGTGGAATTTCCCCGCTGCCATGATCACCCGCAAAGTGGGCCCGGCGCTGGCCGCGGGCTGCACCATGATTGTGAAACCGGCTTCGCAAACGCCGCTGACCGCGCTGGCGCTGGGCGAGCTGGCCCAGCAGGCCGGCATCCCGGCTGGGGTGATCAATATCATTACCGGCAGCGGGCGCGAGCTGGGTGCGGTGCTGGCACAAAGCCCGCAGGTGCGCAAACTCTCCTTCACCGGCTCCAGCGAAACAGGCCGCGCACTGATGGCCGCTTGCGCGCCGTCGATCAAAAAGCTGTCGCTGGAGTTGGGCGGCAACGCGCCGTTTATGGTGTTTGAAGACGCCGATCTGGACGCGGCGGTGGCAGGCGCGATCGCTAGCAAATTTCGCAACGCCGGGCAAACCTGCGTTTGCGCCAACCGTTTTCTAGTTGCCGATGCAGTGTATGACGATTTCGCCGCACGGCTGGCCACGGCGATCAGCCAGCTTCATGTAGGGTATGGTCTTGAAAGGCAAAGCCAGATTGGCCCACTGATCGATACCCCCGCAGTCGAAAAAGTTGAAGCGCATATTGCCGACGCCTTGCGGCAAGGCGCCAAGCTGCGCTACGGCGGCACGCGGCATGCGCTGGGTGGCACGTTCTTCACGCCGACCCTGCTGACAGAAGTGCCCGCCAGCGCGCTAATCAACCACGAAGAAACCTTTGGCCCGGTGGCCGCGCTAGTGCGCTTTCACAGCGAAGCCGAGGCGCTTGCGCTGGCCAATCACACCGAGTTCGGGCTGGCCGCGTATGTGTATACGCAGGATCTGGCCCGCACTTTCCGCGTCGCCGAAGCCATCGAAGCGGGCATGGTCGGCATCAATACCGGGCTGATCAGCAATGAAGTCGCGCCATTTGGCGGCATCAAACAATCGGGGCTGGGGCGGGAAGGATCAAAATACGGGATAGACGAATATCTGGAAATCAAATATCTCTGCCTGGGCTAA
- a CDS encoding MFS transporter: MSATPALFRNRNFILLWLASIVGNFALAVAMLAETWFVVKTLGAKEQLGIVMIAGSVPRIALMAIGGVLADRMRRSRIILVSLGSRVLMLFALVGLLAIGRLDIWALTVFAFLYGALDAFFWPARDALIPAIVPERDLTRANSVMLTTNQVGLVFGPVLGGILLATLSYEVIFGLTGVMLALATACIGFINEPFVAKIRQHGSTMLSELKEGVQYAIKTPVLRALMLVYAAANLLFMGPLALGIPIIVTENLNGEPATLSYLQSAFAAGMVIGGILLTMYPPSKKRLLMITVIIALEGVLLAMLAHTHWVWIAVAIQALIGLGVAGNNVPMMSLIQQYSDKDKIGRVMSLNSMASMGLTPLSYAMVTGLLSLHLSMAWIMPIFGLTMAALMVVMTLQMAVIREVD; this comes from the coding sequence ATGAGCGCCACACCTGCCCTATTTCGCAATCGCAACTTTATCCTGCTCTGGCTGGCGTCGATCGTGGGCAATTTTGCGCTCGCCGTGGCCATGCTGGCAGAAACCTGGTTTGTCGTAAAAACGCTGGGCGCCAAGGAGCAGCTGGGGATCGTCATGATTGCCGGATCGGTGCCGCGCATTGCCTTGATGGCTATTGGCGGCGTATTGGCCGACCGGATGCGGCGCAGCCGGATTATTCTGGTTTCGCTGGGCTCGCGGGTACTGATGCTGTTTGCGCTGGTGGGTTTGTTGGCGATTGGCCGGCTTGATATCTGGGCGCTGACCGTATTTGCGTTTCTCTACGGCGCACTGGATGCCTTTTTCTGGCCCGCGCGCGATGCGCTGATTCCGGCTATCGTGCCCGAGCGCGATTTAACGCGCGCCAATTCTGTCATGCTGACTACCAATCAGGTGGGTCTGGTCTTTGGCCCGGTGCTGGGCGGGATTTTACTCGCCACCCTGAGCTACGAAGTGATATTTGGTCTGACCGGCGTGATGCTGGCTTTGGCAACAGCCTGCATCGGTTTTATCAATGAGCCTTTTGTCGCCAAAATCCGCCAGCATGGCAGCACCATGCTCAGCGAGCTGAAAGAAGGCGTGCAATACGCAATCAAAACGCCGGTGCTGCGCGCATTGATGCTGGTCTATGCGGCAGCCAATCTGCTCTTTATGGGCCCGCTGGCGCTGGGCATCCCGATTATTGTGACTGAAAACCTCAACGGCGAACCGGCCACGCTGTCTTATCTGCAAAGCGCCTTTGCCGCGGGCATGGTGATTGGCGGCATCTTGCTGACCATGTATCCGCCAAGCAAAAAACGGCTGCTGATGATTACCGTGATTATTGCGCTGGAAGGCGTCTTGCTGGCCATGCTGGCACACACGCACTGGGTCTGGATTGCCGTCGCCATTCAGGCGCTGATCGGTCTGGGCGTGGCGGGCAATAATGTCCCGATGATGTCGCTGATCCAGCAGTATTCGGACAAAGATAAAATCGGCCGCGTGATGAGCCTGAACAGCATGGCCTCGATGGGGCTGACGCCGCTCTCATATGCGATGGTGACGGGGCTATTATCGCTGCACCTGTCGATGGCCTGGATCATGCCCATTTTCGGCCTGACCATGGCCGCGCTGATGGTGGTGATGACACTGCAAATGGCGGTGATTCGCGAGGTGGATTGA
- a CDS encoding phosphopantetheine-binding protein, producing the protein MGLDAVELIVMVEQEFAIRIADRDAARILTVGELCDHVVLCCMQSHGLAAPSATNIEQRISRILVQQLHIHPEQIHRAARFVDDLGLD; encoded by the coding sequence ATGGGGCTGGATGCGGTCGAGCTGATCGTCATGGTCGAACAGGAATTTGCCATTCGTATTGCCGACCGGGATGCAGCCCGCATTTTGACGGTTGGCGAGCTGTGCGATCACGTCGTACTGTGCTGCATGCAGTCACACGGCCTGGCCGCCCCGAGTGCGACGAATATCGAGCAGCGTATCAGCCGGATACTGGTGCAGCAATTACACATCCACCCAGAACAAATCCACCGTGCAGCGCGCTTTGTCGACGATCTGGGGCTCGATTAA